A single window of Bombus affinis isolate iyBomAffi1 chromosome 15, iyBomAffi1.2, whole genome shotgun sequence DNA harbors:
- the LOC126924855 gene encoding cyclin-dependent kinase 1: MENFVKIEKIGEGTYGVVYKGKHKKTGEIVAMKKIRLESDDEGIPSTAIREISLLKELPHPNIVRLMDVLMEETRLYLIFEYLTMDLKKYMDTLGTGKLMEPKMVKSYLFQITRAILFCHKRRILHRDLKPQNLLIDKSGLIKVADFGLGRAFGIPVRVYTHEVVTLWYRAPEILLGTNRYSCAIDIWSIGCIFAEMATKKPLFQGDSEIDQLFRIFRILRTPTEEIWPGVTQLSDYKATFPNWITNNLESQVKTLDADGLDLLQMMLIYDPVHRISARAILKHSYFNDLDMSKIPSL; this comes from the exons ATGGAGAATTtcgtaaaaattgaaaagatcGGTGAAG GTACATATGGAGTAGTGTACAAGGGAAAGCATAAAAAAACTGGAGAGATCGTAGCAATGAAAAAGATTCGTTTAGAAAGCGATGATGAAGGAATACCATCCACAGCGATTCGTGAGATCTCTTTGCTCAAAGAATTGCCACATCCCAACATTGTCAGATTAATGGATGTTTTGATGGAAGAGACcagattatatttaattttcgaaTATCTTACTATGGATTTGAAGAAATATATGGATACTTTGGGTACTGGAAAGTTAATGGAGCCAAAAATGGTTAAATCCTATTTATTTCAG aTTACACGTGCTATTCTTTTCTGTCACAAGCGCAGAATATTGCATCGTGACTTAAAGCcacaaaatttattaattgaCAAATCAGGATTGATTAAGGTAGCAGATTTTGGTCTTGGGAGAGCCTTTGGCATACCAGTCAGAGTATATACACATGAAGTAGTCACCTTATGGTACAGAGCTCCAGAAATCCTTCTTGGTACTAATAGATATTCATGTGCCATTGATATCTGGAGTATAGGTTGTATATTTGCTGAAATGGCAACAAAAAAACCATTATTTCAAGGAGATAGTGAAATTGATCAGTTGTTTAGAATATTTCG GATATTGAGGACACCTACCGAAGAGATATGGCCTGGCGTAACACAATTGTCAGATTATAAAGCTACATTTCCAAATTGGATAACAAACAATTTGGAATCACAAGTTAAAACATTAGACGCAGACGGTCTTGATCTGCTACAAATGATGCTTATCTATGATCCTGTGCATAGAATATCGGCACGTGCTATTCTGAAACACTCTTACTTCAACGATTTAGATATGTCGAAAATACCATCGCTATAA
- the LOC126924850 gene encoding arginine/serine-rich coiled-coil protein 2: MDSLANYASDGDNSNNSEDPKIPYGMHGDTNKRASDANYDPVQMDMSEESNNNNSSRESSSERAHSPAAQSKTDSSRTLPSPSDQRRSDHENHTANSKDEHKRGDKSDRNRHMSDKGRRPSYDDRRQRESSHRDRDIKKSRDDDRKSRDDDKKKEKSSLGSSKDEKSDDKEKSDKDHHYRDDRRDRNRDRSDRDRRRDRDRDRDRDRDRRHSRDDRSKDRYRDDRFGNYHKEKDRTRSRSRSRDRAPPPFRTMSYREEKGRNKLAQLEKLGIELKAPEGDTATPGVQNEQNYYNPLATATQGKYAEQIQKRKLLWANKSKQDEGKTSTAASTANTWVGTTFTHDQDGKVTAKFKRLMGIKDDLPTTPAAGAKPDILKKQEEMFNNMEQQYEVARATTHTQRGVGLGYATGGYQFPR; the protein is encoded by the exons ATGGATTCGTTAGCGAATTACGCTAGTGACGGAGACAATAGTAACAATTCGGAAGATCCAAAG ATACCATATGGGATGCATGGTGATACCAATAAAAGGGCCAGTGACGCTAACTACGATCCAGTACAAATGGACATGAGTGAG gaAAGCAACAACAACAATTCGTCCAGGGAATCTAGTAGTGAAAGGGCACATAGTCCAGCTGCACAATCAAAAACAGACTCATCCCGAACATTACCTTCCCCCTCAGACCAGAG GCGATCTGATCATGAGAATCACACAGCAAATTCGAAAGACGAGCACAAACGAGGAGATAAATCTGACCGTAATAGACATATGAGCGATAAGGGGCGTCGGCCGTCGTACGATGATAGAAGACAACGAGAAAGCAGCCACAGGGATAGAGACATAAAGAAAAGTCGGGACGATGATAGAAAATCTCGTGACGATgataaaaagaaggaaaagagttCTTTGGGATCGAGTAAGGACGAGAAGAGTGACGACAAGGAAAAGAGTGACAAAGATCATCACTATCGCGACGATCGAAGAGATCGAAACCGGGATAGAAGCGACAGAGATAGACGCAGGGATAGGGACAGAGATCGAGATCGAGATCGAGATCGCCGGCATTCTAGAGACGACAGATCAAAAGATCGGTATCGGGACGATCGATTCGGGAATTATCATAAGGAAAAAGATCGCACGAGATCGAGATCTAGATCGAGAGACCGGGCTCCGCCGCCTTTTAGGACGATGAGCTATAGGGAAGAAAAAGGCAGAAATAAATTAGCTCAATTAGAGAAGTTAGGAATTGAACTTAAAGCACCGGAAGGTGATACTGCTACGCCCGGTGTTCAAAACGAACAGAATTATTATAATCCATTAGCCACGGCAACGCAAGGAAAGTACGCGGAACAGATACAGAAGAGGAAACTGTTATGGGCAAATAAG TCAAAACAAGACGAAGGTAAAACGTCTACAGCAGCTTCTACTGCAAACACTTGGGTGGGAACAACATTCACTCATGACCAAGATGGGAAAGTAACGGCGAAATTTAAACGATTGATGGGCATTAAAGATGATTTGCCGACTACTCCGGCAGCGGGTGCTAAACCAGATATACTGAAGAAGCAggaagaaatgtttaataatatGGAACAACAGTATGAGGTAGCACGTGCTACAACACACACGCAGCGTGGTGTTGGACTTGGTTATGCAACCGGTGGTTATCAATTCCCCCGATAG